DNA sequence from the Dehalococcoidia bacterium genome:
CGTGTATTCCTTGAGCGCTTCCCTGTGGCTGGAGCTTCCTTTTCCCAACAGGAGTAATTCGTTTCGACGTTTGCCGCAGGCCAGGAACAGCGCTCCCAGGGTAGTACAGATGTAAAGCCAGGGTGAAATCGGCACGTCTATGACAACACCACCGGCGGCGGCCCGCAGGACGAATCCAGCCGCCAGCGCCATGACGTCCACAATGACAAGCTGCTTCAGGTAGAACGAGTAGCCCAGACTCAGGACGCTATAAATCAGCGCGACGATACCAAATAGTGGATTTACCAAAAAGCTGACGCCCAGTGCTCCCACGCCCATGACCCCGGCGACCGCACCTGCCAGCCCTGGTGACAACCTCCCCGACGCGATGGGCCGATTCCTCTTCACCGGGTGCTGCTGGTCACTGTCCCTGTCAATCACGTCGTTCACGAGGTAGACGGCGCTGGACAGGAGGCAAAAAAGCGCGAAGGCCAGGGTGACTTGAAGAAGCGGTATTAGAGTATGGCCCAAGTCGCCGGGCGCCCACCAGAAGTTGATGGTGAAAACGAAGGGAAGGTAAAGCAGCAAATTCTTTGCCCACTGCTTCGCTCGCAAGGAGAGCAGAAGGGGCGAAAATGCGTTTATCAGCCGAACCGACGATGTAGGTGCCGCCATCGTGCCAATCATAGCGAAGGATGCCTTCGGGGTCAACCTGTGTTACTCCTCCAAGGGCGCACGACCCACCGACGGTTGAACACGGAGCGACCGTCGTCTATACTGAGGGCACACAATCGCCAATCTAACGGCTGCAAAGGTATATTCAAAAGCGAAAACCATGGAACTTAACAGGCTTCTCAAGATTATCTACAAGCGGCTCTGGCTTATAGCCGTTGGCACCCTGTTGGTGACCGGGTTTACCTACTGGTTA
Encoded proteins:
- a CDS encoding UbiA family prenyltransferase gives rise to the protein MIGTMAAPTSSVRLINAFSPLLLSLRAKQWAKNLLLYLPFVFTINFWWAPGDLGHTLIPLLQVTLAFALFCLLSSAVYLVNDVIDRDSDQQHPVKRNRPIASGRLSPGLAGAVAGVMGVGALGVSFLVNPLFGIVALIYSVLSLGYSFYLKQLVIVDVMALAAGFVLRAAAGGVVIDVPISPWLYICTTLGALFLACGKRRNELLLLGKGSSSHREALKEYT